The sequence GCAGTCCCTAGAATGGGCAAAATGCGCTTGTTAAAACCGAATACGTATATGAATCATTCAGGACAAGCGGTGCGGGCGGTTTGTGATTGGTATAAGTTTTCTCCTGAATCAGTTTTGATTATTTATGATGATCTTGATCTTCCTGTAGGGCGGTTACGTTTGCGCTTATCGGGGTCTGCGGGGGGACACAATGGTATGAAATCAATTATTTCTCATCTGGGGACAGACAAGTTTCCTCGGTTGCGAATCGGGATTAAAAAAACTGATGGGGCAAAAGATACCATTGGTCATGTCTTAGGGAAGTTTTCTCCTGAAGAACAACCTTATATTGATGAAGCCTTAAAAGTTGCTCCAGAAGTGGTGGAAAAGGCGTTGACCGATGGCTTAGAGAAAGCAATGAGTCTCTATAATGCCCAGAAGTAGTCTTATTGTCACTTTCCAACTCAGACAAGGAGAGTGTCCCAGCGCGATCGCGCATCAGATTAGAAAGTTTAATCTGAAGTTTGATTTCGTTTTTGCTGAAACCAGTGTTGTAACTGCTGACGACAAGCACGGTTTAAAATGCCACCCATGACAGTTAAACGATGGTTTGAGGCTGGACTATCGGGGAGATTAATAACACTACGAATCGCCCCTGTTTTTGGGTCATCTGCGCCATAAATAAGCGTTCCGATCCGCCCTTGAAGAATTGCCCCACTGCACATCGGACAAGGTTCTAAAGTGACATAAAGCGTTAAGTGATTAAGATGCCAATCTGCAACTTGTTGAGCAGCAGCACAAATAGCAATCATTTCCGCATGGGCGGTAGGATCACGATCGCGCTCTTTGCGATTATTCCCTTCTCCGAGAAGGTTACCCTCTTGATCCACTAACACGGCTCCCACAGGGATTTCCCCAGCATTCCCTGCTTCTTCGGCAAGTTTCAGGGCATACTGCATCCAATAACAGTGTTGTTCATAACGCTGGTTATCCCACAGCATCTGCTGGCTGCATCAGGCGTTGATCCAGTTCACCACTTTTGTCAAGGGCATAGAGTTCATCACAGCCCCCAATATGTTCATTATTGATAAAAATTTCAGGAACACTTCGGCGACCATTAGCGCGTTTTGCCATTTCCGCTCTCGCTGCTTCGTCACCGTCAATTTTATATTCCGTAAACTTCACCCCTTTCCAACCCAGTAGCATCTTCGCCCGAATGCAAAACGGACAGGTTTGCCAAGTATAAACCTCAACGTTAGCTTGATAGTTTCCAGGTTGTCTTCCCAATAAAGCAAGAATCGATTTTAGCATGATTGGATATCTTGAATCATCACTTCCATCTTAGCCACCCGATCCCCTCAGCCCCAAGCAAGGGGGAGAGGGACTTGGGGTTAAACTTTTCGGGAGTAGTACTCAACCACAAGGAGTTCGTTAACTTGTAGCGCCACCCATTCCCGTTCAATAATGCCATTGACTTTACCCGTATAGGTGTTTTTGTCAAATTCCAGATGACTGGGAAGGTTGGCTAACCCAGGATATTCCATATTTCTTTCTACCAATTGTCGAGACCGATCGCGATCGCGCACCGCAATCACATCACCAGGACGACACTGATAGCTAGCAATATCCATAACCCGTCCATTCACCAAAATATGACCATGATTGACCAATTGACGGGCTGCGGGGATGGTTCCTGCCATTCCCATGCGGAAAACCGTATTATCTAAACGCATTTCCAGCATTTCTAGGAGGGCGGTTCCCGTTGATCCTGTTGCCCGACGGGCTTTTTTCATATAGCGCATCAACTGTTTTTCTGTGACACCATAGTTGTAGCGCAGTTTTTGTTTTTCTTCGAGACGAATTGCATATTCCGACCGTTTCCGTCGGGCTTGACCATGTTGACCTGGCGGATACGCTTTGCGAGGGCTTTTGCGAGTTAATCCCGGTAAATCCCCTAAACGTCGCGTAACCCGCAGACGAGGACCTCGATATCTAGACATATAGCTTGCACTTAATTGATAATTTTCAAAAAATCCACAGACCCTTTATTATAACAGTAATCAGTGACCAGTGACCAGTTCTTCAGAGGGGGAGAACCCGAAACAAAGAACCAATGATATTAACATTAACGACAGATTTTGGCTTAGAAGATGTTTATGTTGGGGTAATGAAAGGGGTAATTGCGAAGATTAATCCTCACCTCAATCTCATAGATTTAACCCATCAAATTCCACCGCAAAATATTGCTGCGGGACGCTTTTGTTTAATGAATGCAGTGCCTTATTTTTCCAAGAATACGGTTCATGTCGCGGTGGTTGACCCAGGAGTGGGGAGTGAACGAAAAGGCTGCGCGATCGCGCTGGAAAATGGGTATTTAGTCGGTCCTGACAATGGGTTATTCAGTGGAGTTTTAAGTCAGTTTTCAGCCCAAAAAGCAGTTGCTTTAACAAATTCTAACTATTGGCGTGTTGAAGCAGCTAGTAACACCTTTCATGGACGAGATATTTTTGCACCTGTGGGGGCGCATTTAGCCAGTGGTGTCCCTTTAGAAGCATTAGGAGAAACCATTCCTCTTGATCAACTAACTGATGATTCGTTTCCCTCTCCAGAAATAACCTCTAATCAAATCTTGGGGGCGATTCAATACATTGACTATTTTGGCAACTTAATTACCAATATTCCAGGAACTGTTGTCGAGGGAAAAGACTGGTCTGTCACCGTTAACCAGCAAGTAATTCCGAAAGGAAACACCTATAGCAGTTATCCCCCACAGTCTCTTATTGCTTTAATCGGAAGTCATGGTTGGGTGGAAATTGCGATGAATCAGGGGAATGCTGCTGCTGCCCTATCTTTAACCTATGGTAGCGCGATCGCGCTTCAATTTAGCAGTTAGTGGCTCATGATCCAACACATCTGTAGATTCTAATGGTTTCATCTTCACTCCCACTTACCAGATCAACCCCATCAGGACTAAACGCCACCGTAGTGACTGATTCACGATGACGACTCCAGCAATAACGGTGAGGCTTATTTTGAAACAGTGGCGACAGTCTAACCGTTTTGTCACTACTCCCACTGGCTAAATACTGTCCATCAGGACTAAACTGAACTGTATTCACCGCCCACTGATGTCCATGTAATGTTTGCTGAACAGTACGAGTGGCTAAATCCCAAATTTTAATGCTACAGTCCCAATCACCACTTCCACTGGCTAAATACTTACCATCAGGACTAAAATCTAAGCTATGGACGAGATCGCTATGTCCTTCGAGAGAAAACAACGGCTTAAAGGTGTACACTTCCCAAACTTGAATTGTTGTTTCTCCACCCGCCACAGCAAAATACTCCCCATCTGGACTCATCGCCAGTGCTTTCACTTCTCCTTCCCAACTTAAGCGATCTAAAACCCGTCCTGTGTGTAGATTCCATAAAATCACTTCTCCCCCGACACTTCCACTAAGGACAGTATCTTCATAAGGACTAACTGCTAAGGTTTTGACCCCAAAGCGATGTCCTTTCAGAGTTCGCTGTAAGCTATGTGTAGCAAGATTCCAAACTTTAATCGTTTTATCCAAACTTCCACTCACTAGAAACTTTCCATCTGGACTAAATTGAACAATCGTGATCGGTGCCAAATGTTGAGTTAGCTTGCGATGATTATCCCATTCTCCCACTCGCCATAAACGAACACAATTATCTTTTCCCACTAACATTCCCCACTCTGATCCTCCCCCACTCGCCAGCAATAATCCATCGGGACTAAAAGCTAAACTATAAATTGCACCTTTCCCGCTATTGAGTTTAATAACAGGAGAACTATCTGAAGGATTGGGTTTGGGAACAGTAGAAGCAGCAGGAAGAGGAGACAAAACCCCTAAAGCAGATAAAACGTCCTCAGCAGAAGCATATCGTTCTTTGAGGTCAAATGCAGTCATTCCATCCAGAATCGCTGCGAGAGAATCACTAATCGGATTATCTTGACAATAATCTCGCCAAAG comes from Halothece sp. PCC 7418 and encodes:
- the rpsD gene encoding 30S ribosomal protein S4, encoding MSRYRGPRLRVTRRLGDLPGLTRKSPRKAYPPGQHGQARRKRSEYAIRLEEKQKLRYNYGVTEKQLMRYMKKARRATGSTGTALLEMLEMRLDNTVFRMGMAGTIPAARQLVNHGHILVNGRVMDIASYQCRPGDVIAVRDRDRSRQLVERNMEYPGLANLPSHLEFDKNTYTGKVNGIIEREWVALQVNELLVVEYYSRKV
- a CDS encoding serine/threonine-protein kinase; this encodes MNQDLAYCFNPYCSQPKNSPHHQQCQNCGFLLLIGEQYQGQKLIASGRFGRTFLGEDIKHHCPCIIKQFFPETEQGIILNSQKAIQLFHSEAKRLEELGDHPQIPELYAHLEQETYQYLIQEWIAGDNLETELSQQGRFEEREIRRLLASLLPVLNYLRDAAVIHRDIKPENIIHRNATESEYILVDFGAAKLASLRSLAKTGTIIGSPGYAAPEQVYGKPTFASDIYSLGVTCLHLLTGVSPFDLYHPTESKLLWRDYCQDNPISDSLAAILDGMTAFDLKERYASAEDVLSALGVLSPLPAASTVPKPNPSDSSPVIKLNSGKGAIYSLAFSPDGLLLASGGGSEWGMLVGKDNCVRLWRVGEWDNHRKLTQHLAPITIVQFSPDGKFLVSGSLDKTIKVWNLATHSLQRTLKGHRFGVKTLAVSPYEDTVLSGSVGGEVILWNLHTGRVLDRLSWEGEVKALAMSPDGEYFAVAGGETTIQVWEVYTFKPLFSLEGHSDLVHSLDFSPDGKYLASGSGDWDCSIKIWDLATRTVQQTLHGHQWAVNTVQFSPDGQYLASGSSDKTVRLSPLFQNKPHRYCWSRHRESVTTVAFSPDGVDLVSGSEDETIRIYRCVGS
- a CDS encoding S-adenosyl-l-methionine hydroxide adenosyltransferase family protein → MILTLTTDFGLEDVYVGVMKGVIAKINPHLNLIDLTHQIPPQNIAAGRFCLMNAVPYFSKNTVHVAVVDPGVGSERKGCAIALENGYLVGPDNGLFSGVLSQFSAQKAVALTNSNYWRVEAASNTFHGRDIFAPVGAHLASGVPLEALGETIPLDQLTDDSFPSPEITSNQILGAIQYIDYFGNLITNIPGTVVEGKDWSVTVNQQVIPKGNTYSSYPPQSLIALIGSHGWVEIAMNQGNAAAALSLTYGSAIALQFSS
- the pth gene encoding aminoacyl-tRNA hydrolase, producing MSEIKLIVGLGNPGEKYDKTRHNIGFDVVDRLAKDWQLDWRDNNRFKGEYCEGAVPRMGKMRLLKPNTYMNHSGQAVRAVCDWYKFSPESVLIIYDDLDLPVGRLRLRLSGSAGGHNGMKSIISHLGTDKFPRLRIGIKKTDGAKDTIGHVLGKFSPEEQPYIDEALKVAPEVVEKALTDGLEKAMSLYNAQK
- the grxC gene encoding glutaredoxin 3, which codes for MLKSILALLGRQPGNYQANVEVYTWQTCPFCIRAKMLLGWKGVKFTEYKIDGDEAARAEMAKRANGRRSVPEIFINNEHIGGCDELYALDKSGELDQRLMQPADAVG
- the tadA gene encoding tRNA adenosine(34) deaminase TadA, with translation MLWDNQRYEQHCYWMQYALKLAEEAGNAGEIPVGAVLVDQEGNLLGEGNNRKERDRDPTAHAEMIAICAAAQQVADWHLNHLTLYVTLEPCPMCSGAILQGRIGTLIYGADDPKTGAIRSVINLPDSPASNHRLTVMGGILNRACRQQLQHWFQQKRNQTSD